A part of Sinorhizobium chiapasense genomic DNA contains:
- a CDS encoding methyl-accepting chemotaxis protein, whose translation MRLSVKLPLAAAGLAVLSIAATSLASLTVSGSMSAQAAVEKLEALADARRNELRHYLTTIENDLRNLQAQKTVAKALSDLNSAMAGIGNDAAGELARRYATANPNAEYKRALLSSAGKDKYDDLHGRYHPFFRRFAEEHGYRDVLLVNLNGDVVYTLNKKGNFAVSLSQASWKDTGLGRIFKATAEGTDKNSLAFASYETYGPLGKRPSAFIAIPIASLDGKIGALVLEMPDAMIGQIVGNTTGLGETGETILLDDNGFFLTDSIRTTENDMLRARVDRPAVTESDGIASSALSDFRGEEARMAATALDAFGTRWTVAAVMTSREAFAAVTALRNWTLLSAFMVLIAAIVTAIWYSRRLTKPISALVKDMNRLAGGDTAIACTGQERKDEIGDMARSVVVFRDAAIDRVRLEKAAEDTRTSMEDERRARDVARMEEARHIGKAVDELAAGLERLSLGDLTTCLDQPFVEGLDRLRLDYNMSLDRLSLTLRDVKTRIAHIHGDTGEMRDAVDQLAKRTEHQALSLEQAAAALGTITLTVRRTAEHATSATQIAAAAKDSSDQSSNVVNDAVDAMGRIEAASHSISQIIGTINDIAFQTNLLALNAGVEAARAGEAGKGFAVVAHEVRELAQKSAVAAREIKTIITASADEVANGVSLVRAAGDALSRISGQIHAINDQISEIAADARAQVSGLQDVNETVRELDRMTQQNNAMVEESTAMTHRLSNEASGLSELVSQFRIAFDQPAEIGNRADADVQFVRRA comes from the coding sequence ATGCGTTTATCCGTGAAGCTTCCGCTCGCAGCGGCGGGTCTGGCCGTCCTTTCCATCGCCGCCACCAGCCTTGCCAGCCTCACCGTCAGCGGCAGCATGTCCGCTCAAGCGGCCGTCGAGAAACTCGAAGCGCTGGCGGATGCCCGACGCAACGAATTGCGCCATTACCTGACGACGATCGAAAACGACCTGCGCAATCTGCAGGCGCAAAAAACGGTCGCGAAGGCATTGAGCGATCTCAACAGTGCAATGGCCGGGATCGGCAACGATGCTGCAGGCGAACTTGCGCGGCGCTACGCGACGGCGAACCCCAACGCGGAGTACAAGCGGGCACTGCTCAGCTCTGCCGGAAAGGACAAATATGACGACCTGCACGGCCGCTACCATCCATTCTTCCGACGGTTCGCCGAGGAGCACGGTTACAGGGATGTTCTGCTCGTCAATCTCAATGGCGACGTGGTCTATACGCTGAACAAGAAGGGCAACTTCGCCGTCAGTCTCTCGCAGGCGTCGTGGAAAGACACAGGACTTGGCCGCATCTTCAAGGCGACCGCCGAAGGTACCGACAAGAACAGCCTTGCCTTCGCCTCCTACGAGACCTACGGCCCGCTTGGCAAGAGACCGTCGGCCTTCATTGCCATTCCGATCGCGTCCCTAGACGGCAAGATCGGTGCACTCGTGCTCGAAATGCCCGACGCAATGATCGGCCAAATCGTCGGCAACACGACCGGCCTCGGCGAAACCGGCGAGACGATCCTGCTCGACGATAACGGCTTCTTCCTGACGGACAGCATCAGGACGACCGAAAACGACATGCTGAGAGCGCGGGTGGACCGACCGGCAGTCACCGAAAGCGACGGGATCGCCAGCAGCGCGCTTTCGGATTTCCGCGGCGAAGAAGCACGGATGGCGGCGACCGCCCTCGATGCCTTCGGCACCCGCTGGACTGTCGCAGCCGTCATGACCTCCCGCGAGGCTTTTGCGGCGGTGACGGCGCTGCGCAACTGGACATTGCTGTCAGCTTTCATGGTCCTGATTGCCGCGATCGTCACCGCAATCTGGTATTCGCGCCGCCTGACAAAACCGATCTCGGCCCTGGTGAAGGATATGAACCGGCTCGCCGGTGGAGATACAGCGATCGCCTGCACGGGCCAGGAGCGCAAGGACGAAATCGGCGACATGGCCCGCTCCGTCGTGGTCTTCCGCGATGCGGCGATTGACCGGGTGCGCCTCGAGAAGGCGGCGGAAGATACGCGGACATCGATGGAGGACGAGCGACGGGCACGCGATGTCGCGCGGATGGAGGAGGCCCGTCACATCGGCAAAGCAGTCGACGAGCTGGCGGCAGGGCTCGAACGGCTTTCGCTTGGCGACCTCACCACCTGCTTAGACCAGCCATTCGTCGAAGGACTCGATCGCCTGCGCCTGGATTACAACATGTCTCTCGACCGCCTGTCGCTCACGCTCCGCGACGTAAAGACGAGAATCGCCCACATTCACGGCGACACCGGTGAAATGCGTGACGCAGTGGACCAGCTTGCAAAGCGCACGGAGCATCAGGCGCTGTCGTTGGAGCAAGCAGCGGCGGCACTCGGCACCATCACGCTTACAGTACGACGCACCGCCGAACACGCCACTTCCGCGACGCAGATCGCAGCCGCTGCGAAGGACAGTTCCGACCAGTCCAGCAATGTCGTGAACGATGCGGTTGACGCCATGGGCAGGATCGAAGCTGCCTCGCATTCGATTTCACAGATCATCGGGACGATCAACGACATTGCCTTCCAGACCAATCTCTTGGCGCTGAATGCCGGCGTCGAAGCCGCACGTGCCGGTGAGGCAGGCAAGGGGTTCGCGGTTGTCGCACACGAAGTGCGGGAGCTCGCGCAGAAATCCGCCGTCGCAGCGCGCGAAATCAAGACCATCATCACAGCCTCTGCGGACGAGGTGGCGAATGGCGTGTCGCTCGTGAGGGCAGCGGGCGACGCACTCAGCCGGATCTCCGGACAAATCCACGCCATCAACGACCAGATATCTGAGATCGCCGCCGATGCGCGCGCCCAGGTGAGCGGCCTTCAGGACGTCAACGAGACCGTACGTGAGCTCGACCGCATGACACAGCAAAACAACGCGATGGTCGAAGAAAGCACGGCGATGACGCATCGGCTTTCGAACGAGGCGTCCGGCCTCTCGGAGCTCGTCTCGCAGTTTCGCATAGCCTTCGACCAGCCTGCCGAGATCGGTAACCGTGCTGACGCCGATGTCCAATTCGTTCGGCGCGCGTGA
- a CDS encoding DUF2380 domain-containing protein codes for MIDVPAENEQAAAPHGLRNCGGCEAPIAKAHGASLALLGVVTRVNRTEHTMLIRILDAETGKPVSAGFTNLRMGANHAWPRSAKWLMTNRILR; via the coding sequence GTGATCGATGTACCCGCAGAGAACGAACAGGCGGCTGCGCCGCACGGACTACGGAACTGCGGGGGCTGTGAGGCCCCAATTGCCAAAGCTCATGGCGCGTCTCTTGCCCTGCTGGGCGTCGTTACGCGCGTGAACCGAACAGAGCACACTATGCTCATCCGTATCCTTGATGCCGAAACCGGCAAACCGGTTTCAGCGGGTTTTACCAATCTTCGCATGGGCGCAAACCATGCGTGGCCCCGCTCGGCGAAATGGCTGATGACAAACAGAATTTTGCGGTAG
- a CDS encoding ABC-F family ATP-binding cassette domain-containing protein: protein MIRIDNISKSNSHRILYIEGSAALNRGEKIGLVGPNGAGKTTLFRMITGEEQPDEGQVSVEKGMTIGYFDQDVGEMAGRSAVAEVMEGAGPVSAVAAELRELEAAMSDPDRMDEMDAIIERYGEVQARYEELDGYALEGRAREVLVGLSFSQEMMDGDAAKLSGGWKMRVALARILLMRPDIMLLDEPSNHLDLESLIWLEEFLKGYDGALLMTSHDREFMNRIVTKIIEIDGGALTTYSGDYGFYEEQRALNERQQQAQFERQQAMLAKEIKFIERFKARASHASQVQSRVKKLEKIDRVEAPRRRQTVAFEFLPAPRSGEDVVNLKNVHKGYGNRTIYDGLDFMVRRRERWCIMGINGAGKSTLLKLVTGTTTPDKGSVSLGASVKLGYFAQHSMDLLDADSTILQWLEERFPKAGQAPLRALAGCFGFSGDDVEKRCRVLSGGEKARLVMAAMLFDPPNFLVLDEPTNHLDLDTKEMLIKALSAYEGTMLFVSHDRRFLSALSNRVLELTPDGIHQYGGGYIEYVERTGQEAPGLRG, encoded by the coding sequence ATGATCCGTATCGATAACATCAGCAAGTCCAACAGTCACCGCATCCTCTACATTGAAGGCTCGGCAGCGTTGAACCGTGGCGAGAAGATTGGCCTTGTCGGTCCGAACGGGGCGGGAAAGACGACGCTCTTCCGGATGATCACAGGTGAGGAGCAGCCCGACGAGGGACAGGTCTCAGTCGAGAAGGGCATGACGATCGGCTATTTCGACCAAGACGTCGGCGAGATGGCCGGACGTTCGGCCGTCGCCGAGGTGATGGAAGGGGCAGGGCCGGTCAGCGCGGTGGCAGCGGAACTGCGCGAGCTCGAGGCGGCGATGTCGGATCCGGACCGCATGGATGAAATGGATGCGATCATCGAACGCTATGGCGAGGTGCAGGCGCGCTACGAGGAGCTCGATGGCTACGCCCTGGAGGGCCGTGCTCGCGAGGTTCTGGTGGGACTGAGCTTCAGCCAGGAGATGATGGACGGCGATGCCGCCAAGCTGTCGGGCGGCTGGAAAATGCGCGTCGCGCTCGCCCGCATCCTGCTGATGCGCCCGGACATCATGCTGCTCGACGAACCGAGCAACCACCTTGATCTCGAGAGCCTGATCTGGCTGGAGGAATTCCTGAAAGGTTATGACGGCGCACTGCTGATGACGTCTCATGATCGCGAGTTCATGAACCGGATCGTCACCAAGATCATCGAGATCGATGGGGGCGCGCTGACGACCTATTCCGGCGATTATGGTTTCTATGAGGAACAGCGGGCGCTGAACGAGCGGCAACAGCAGGCGCAGTTCGAGCGCCAGCAGGCGATGCTCGCCAAGGAGATCAAGTTCATTGAGCGCTTCAAGGCCCGCGCCTCTCACGCCTCGCAGGTTCAAAGCCGGGTGAAGAAACTTGAAAAGATCGACCGCGTCGAGGCGCCGCGCCGGCGCCAGACAGTCGCCTTTGAATTCCTGCCGGCTCCGCGCTCTGGCGAAGATGTCGTCAACCTCAAGAATGTCCACAAAGGCTACGGCAACCGGACGATCTATGACGGCCTCGACTTCATGGTGCGCCGGCGCGAACGTTGGTGCATCATGGGCATCAACGGCGCTGGCAAGTCGACACTGCTCAAGCTGGTCACCGGCACCACGACACCGGACAAGGGCAGCGTATCGCTCGGCGCCAGTGTCAAGCTCGGCTATTTCGCCCAGCACTCCATGGACCTGCTCGACGCCGACAGCACCATATTGCAATGGCTGGAGGAACGCTTTCCCAAGGCCGGGCAGGCGCCGCTCAGAGCGCTGGCCGGCTGTTTTGGCTTTTCCGGCGATGACGTCGAGAAGCGCTGCCGCGTGCTCTCCGGCGGCGAGAAGGCGCGGCTGGTGATGGCCGCGATGCTGTTCGACCCGCCAAACTTCCTCGTCCTCGACGAGCCGACCAACCATCTCGACCTCGACACGAAGGAGATGCTGATCAAGGCACTCTCGGCCTACGAGGGCACCATGCTGTTCGTCTCGCACGACCGCCGCTTCCTGTCGGCACTCTCCAATCGGGTGCTTGAGCTAACGCCGGACGGGATCCATCAATATGGCGGTGGATATATCGAATACGTGGAGCGCACTGGACAGGAAGCGCCGGGGCTGCGCGGGTGA
- a CDS encoding nucleotide-binding protein has protein sequence MSDARKAVELLLERGKQFTYSNFSTKGQYGYPDAYHPDWVAWKARIQGALGALFGENSAPYKLMAAASKAQLLGNGKDQFENAKAHYLGALQAALEVLENDTFGELIKREVAVAPRDLTNKVFVVHGHDEAAKNELEILLRDMGLEPIVLHRQADGGRTIIEKFEDHADVGFAFILLTPDEIAYVVSEEAKPDHERAKEFRARPNVIWEFGYFVGRLSRKRTCCLHRGKMTLPSDLSGLIYKPFEKGVEEVAWAIQKELKAAGYRLK, from the coding sequence TTGAGCGATGCGCGAAAGGCCGTCGAACTGCTCCTGGAGCGGGGTAAGCAGTTCACTTACAGTAACTTCTCTACGAAGGGCCAATACGGGTATCCTGACGCTTATCACCCCGACTGGGTCGCTTGGAAGGCGCGCATTCAAGGCGCCCTGGGCGCTCTATTCGGAGAGAACTCCGCGCCCTATAAGCTCATGGCAGCTGCTTCAAAGGCTCAACTTCTAGGGAACGGCAAGGATCAGTTCGAAAACGCGAAGGCCCACTATCTCGGTGCCCTCCAAGCCGCACTGGAGGTGCTTGAGAATGACACGTTCGGAGAACTGATTAAACGAGAAGTGGCCGTCGCTCCCAGGGATCTTACGAATAAAGTGTTCGTCGTGCACGGACATGATGAGGCTGCGAAGAACGAGTTGGAGATCCTACTGCGAGATATGGGGCTTGAACCCATTGTCCTACATCGCCAAGCAGATGGGGGAAGGACGATAATTGAGAAGTTTGAAGATCACGCGGATGTCGGATTTGCTTTCATCCTTCTAACCCCCGACGAGATAGCCTATGTTGTCTCGGAGGAAGCCAAACCTGACCACGAACGTGCGAAAGAGTTTCGTGCTCGTCCAAATGTAATATGGGAGTTCGGTTACTTTGTCGGACGTTTGAGCCGTAAGAGAACCTGCTGCCTTCATCGTGGTAAAATGACCCTACCCAGCGATCTAAGCGGGCTCATCTACAAGCCTTTTGAAAAAGGCGTTGAGGAGGTTGCGTGGGCAATACAAAAAGAACTAAAGGCGGCTGGTTATAGGCTCAAATGA
- a CDS encoding P-loop ATPase, Sll1717 family: MTRNNNIITRDIRVGKNAAEEDTELLFECFVDSSALHEAMDVNSNASIISGRTGSGKSAIIQYINRRERTSFLSPVDMAMTHISNSDVLRFLNDIGADLNLFFQAIWKHVLLVEYIRLKYRITDEKNSTGWFNGIWQTFNTDRSKARALAYLEKYAGNLWVTIDENVKQLTESYEGRIQAELGIDVSKFATKAGYGANLSQQNKTEYIARVRKIMNADQLQDLSKVISLLADGSSSAMNNHYILIDHLDERWVDEGIKYKLINSLVEALPKFRPIRNLKIVVALRTDVIERSIQENEDSAFQREKFRDKLIGIEWNEKSLKELIDKRIGLTFRRKYSPQRQVLFDDLFTQKVKGQSPFDYILDRTLLRPRDLISFTNECLETADQKYAISPSDIQNAELRYSQYRYEALLDEWRVPFPSLSLIMELLRGKEHAFRLGEFTDHEIDNTALEIIARKKPYLNSLSRSATALCDNPSPHARSLFKRTLASVLYRVGAIGLKLSPDEPVIYAHRNRPIVSAAEIDEETGVRVVKMLYAYLRINEKGKKPKPALQPERG, encoded by the coding sequence ATGACCAGGAACAACAACATTATTACGCGAGATATTCGCGTCGGGAAGAATGCGGCAGAAGAAGACACTGAGTTGTTATTCGAATGCTTTGTAGACAGCTCCGCACTACATGAAGCTATGGATGTGAATAGCAATGCATCCATTATTTCCGGGAGGACCGGCTCCGGAAAAAGTGCAATAATACAATATATCAACAGGCGAGAACGAACGTCTTTCTTGTCACCTGTTGATATGGCAATGACGCACATTTCCAACTCAGATGTCTTAAGATTCCTGAATGACATTGGCGCAGATCTAAACTTGTTCTTTCAGGCGATATGGAAGCACGTACTCTTAGTCGAATACATAAGGTTAAAGTATCGAATAACAGACGAGAAAAATTCAACCGGCTGGTTCAACGGTATATGGCAGACATTTAATACAGATAGAAGTAAAGCAAGGGCACTGGCTTATCTTGAAAAATACGCCGGTAACCTCTGGGTCACGATAGACGAAAATGTTAAGCAGTTAACCGAAAGCTATGAAGGGCGAATTCAGGCCGAACTTGGCATTGATGTAAGCAAATTTGCGACTAAGGCTGGTTATGGCGCCAACCTTAGCCAACAGAACAAGACTGAATATATAGCGCGCGTCCGCAAAATCATGAACGCGGACCAGCTTCAAGATCTCTCTAAAGTGATAAGTTTGCTCGCTGATGGATCTTCGTCAGCCATGAATAATCATTACATACTTATTGATCATCTGGATGAGCGTTGGGTAGATGAGGGTATAAAGTATAAGCTGATAAATTCTCTTGTTGAAGCTCTCCCGAAATTTAGACCTATTCGAAACCTCAAGATTGTTGTCGCCCTTCGAACCGACGTCATTGAAAGGTCAATTCAGGAGAACGAGGACAGCGCGTTTCAACGTGAGAAATTTAGAGACAAACTAATTGGAATTGAGTGGAATGAGAAAAGCCTCAAAGAGCTGATCGACAAGCGTATAGGTCTTACGTTTCGAAGAAAATACTCACCACAAAGGCAGGTATTATTTGACGACTTATTCACTCAAAAAGTTAAGGGGCAGTCTCCGTTTGACTACATTTTAGATAGAACATTGCTGAGGCCCCGCGACCTCATCTCTTTTACGAATGAGTGCCTTGAGACGGCTGATCAAAAGTACGCGATATCCCCAAGTGATATACAGAACGCAGAGCTTCGATACTCTCAATATCGTTACGAAGCTCTTCTCGATGAGTGGCGTGTTCCGTTTCCTTCTCTCTCCCTCATCATGGAACTGTTGCGAGGCAAAGAGCACGCATTCCGCTTAGGCGAGTTCACTGACCATGAAATTGATAACACTGCCCTGGAAATTATAGCTCGAAAAAAGCCGTACCTAAATTCGCTATCGAGGTCGGCAACTGCACTTTGCGACAATCCATCTCCCCATGCCCGGAGCTTATTTAAACGCACACTCGCCTCGGTTCTGTATCGAGTGGGCGCGATCGGTCTCAAATTGTCGCCCGACGAGCCTGTTATCTATGCACACCGAAACAGGCCAATCGTCTCAGCAGCTGAGATTGACGAGGAAACGGGCGTTCGGGTTGTCAAAATGCTCTACGCATACCTTCGAATAAACGAAAAAGGAAAAAAACCGAAGCCAGCGCTGCAGCCCGAAAGGGGCTAA
- a CDS encoding HNH endonuclease: MPFHEQPGLLFTRATVQEALQVPDDLRGGDWDTGYTQYQDEFFIFCNIGVAGRTGHDYDNYWDGETLVWRAKRGTNVSQPQIARLASERYPVHIFYRYEDRAPFVYAGQGRVTQVLDTQPVTIHWTFADRNANPELPAALGSAGFTLDPPGVHTQRATRGRLVIYAKRLTTSFPLVIGPDWEQLMTELISAGGLRPDDRFYYHNSTMRSFPQRLNGGTGEIPYGLDFGFDGATALSKFLSVLTAAQPSVLPVPSPGAVEVDPVTETEVTRAARLGQQKFRSGLLERYKGRCALTSIDMPEVLRASHIKPWSKSSGTERLDADNGLLLVVHLDSLFDRGLISFDDEGVILISALMSGGTRKAFGLDLSLRLTGLTEGNRAYLKHHRASVFVG, encoded by the coding sequence ATGCCATTTCACGAACAGCCGGGGCTGCTATTTACACGAGCCACAGTGCAGGAAGCGCTACAGGTTCCAGACGACCTTCGTGGCGGCGATTGGGATACCGGCTACACCCAATATCAAGATGAGTTCTTCATCTTCTGTAATATCGGCGTAGCTGGTCGAACGGGACATGACTACGACAACTATTGGGACGGCGAGACGCTAGTTTGGCGCGCCAAGCGCGGGACAAATGTAAGCCAGCCACAGATTGCTAGGCTGGCGTCAGAGCGATATCCAGTTCACATATTTTACCGATACGAGGACAGAGCGCCGTTCGTTTATGCTGGGCAGGGCCGAGTGACGCAGGTCCTCGACACGCAGCCGGTAACCATTCATTGGACCTTCGCCGACAGAAATGCCAATCCGGAGTTACCTGCCGCTTTGGGCAGTGCGGGGTTTACGCTGGACCCTCCAGGCGTTCACACCCAGCGCGCGACACGAGGAAGGTTGGTCATCTACGCCAAGCGTCTTACGACATCCTTTCCGCTCGTGATCGGGCCGGATTGGGAACAGTTGATGACGGAATTAATTTCAGCCGGAGGGCTTAGGCCAGATGATCGTTTCTATTATCATAACTCCACCATGCGGAGCTTCCCTCAAAGGCTTAACGGTGGGACTGGAGAGATACCTTACGGCCTCGACTTTGGCTTCGACGGGGCGACTGCTCTTTCCAAATTCCTAAGCGTTCTGACGGCGGCCCAGCCCTCCGTCCTTCCGGTTCCAAGCCCCGGTGCGGTTGAAGTTGATCCTGTTACGGAAACCGAGGTCACACGAGCTGCGCGTCTAGGTCAGCAAAAATTTCGAAGTGGCCTTCTGGAGCGATACAAGGGCAGATGCGCTTTGACTTCGATCGACATGCCGGAAGTTTTGCGAGCCTCCCACATCAAGCCTTGGAGCAAATCAAGCGGAACCGAGCGGCTCGATGCGGACAATGGTCTCCTCTTGGTGGTTCATCTCGACAGTCTCTTCGACAGGGGCTTGATTTCATTCGATGACGAAGGAGTTATCTTGATTTCAGCGCTGATGAGTGGTGGCACAAGAAAAGCATTCGGTTTGGACCTATCCCTGCGCTTAACCGGGCTCACCGAGGGAAACCGCGCATATCTGAAGCACCACCGGGCATCCGTGTTCGTCGGATAG
- a CDS encoding tyrosine-type recombinase/integrase → MLPANDEALRRWFITQAAHAEQPRETIKEVRDTGCLRLASSHPCPRHSKDIGFLRFVERQRKQKHKRLFPDLPKAADGTYSTAYSTKFGNTPKALSIKHDRISFHSFRHSFEDACRNSRIPLDFVNALQGHAQQGMAGRYGNGLYGLQLLSEEMEKLSYNGLD, encoded by the coding sequence ATGCTGCCCGCGAACGACGAAGCCTTGCGGCGCTGGTTCATCACTCAGGCGGCACACGCCGAGCAACCGAGAGAGACGATCAAAGAGGTTCGCGACACAGGATGTCTGCGGCTCGCGTCGTCGCATCCCTGTCCAAGGCACTCAAAAGACATTGGCTTCCTGCGCTTCGTCGAGCGGCAGCGCAAGCAGAAGCACAAGCGGCTGTTCCCCGACCTTCCAAAGGCTGCGGACGGTACCTACTCAACTGCTTACTCCACGAAGTTCGGCAACACGCCGAAGGCCTTGAGCATCAAGCACGACAGGATTTCGTTCCACAGCTTCCGCCACAGCTTCGAGGACGCTTGCCGCAACAGCCGGATACCACTCGATTTCGTGAACGCGCTTCAGGGACACGCTCAGCAAGGCATGGCCGGGCGCTACGGAAACGGTCTTTATGGGCTGCAGCTGCTCAGTGAGGAAATGGAGAAGCTCAGCTATAACGGCCTCGATTGA